One stretch of Burkholderia sp. DNA includes these proteins:
- a CDS encoding class 1 fructose-bisphosphatase produces the protein MSISRRTTLSKYLIEQQRKNHNLPADLRLLIEVVARACKAISYHVSKGALGEALGTAGSENVQGEVQKKLDILSNEILLDANEWGGNLAAMASEEMETFFPIPANYPRGEYLLVFDPLDGSSNIDVNVSIGTIFSVLRCPDGQQATEQSFLQPGTRQVAAGYAVYGPQTVLVLTTGNGVNCFTLDRELGSWVLTQSNMQIPVDTREYAINASNARHWYDPVKRYVDELNAGNEGPRGENFNMRWIASMVTDVHRILNRGGIFMYPADARTPYRPGKLRLMYEANPMSFIVEQAGGSATTGNERILDVQPTSLHQRVAVILGSRNEVERVTRYHQEVTEK, from the coding sequence ATGTCCATTTCCCGACGTACTACGCTGTCAAAATACCTGATCGAGCAGCAGCGTAAGAATCACAACCTCCCCGCCGACCTGCGCCTATTAATCGAAGTGGTCGCGCGCGCCTGCAAGGCGATTAGCTACCACGTCTCGAAGGGCGCGCTCGGAGAGGCGCTCGGCACGGCCGGCAGCGAGAACGTGCAGGGCGAGGTGCAGAAGAAGCTCGACATCCTTTCCAACGAAATCCTACTCGACGCCAACGAATGGGGCGGTAACCTCGCTGCGATGGCCTCCGAGGAAATGGAGACCTTCTTTCCGATCCCCGCGAACTATCCGCGAGGAGAATACCTGCTAGTCTTCGATCCGCTTGACGGCTCCTCGAACATCGACGTTAACGTCTCAATCGGCACGATTTTCTCGGTGCTGCGCTGCCCGGACGGCCAGCAGGCCACCGAGCAGTCCTTCCTGCAGCCCGGCACCAGGCAAGTCGCGGCTGGCTACGCAGTGTATGGCCCGCAGACGGTGCTGGTGCTAACCACCGGAAACGGCGTGAACTGCTTCACGCTCGACCGAGAACTCGGTTCCTGGGTGCTTACGCAGAGTAATATGCAGATTCCGGTCGACACGCGCGAATACGCGATCAACGCCTCGAACGCGCGCCACTGGTACGATCCGGTCAAGCGCTACGTGGACGAGCTGAACGCCGGCAACGAAGGCCCGCGCGGCGAGAACTTCAACATGCGTTGGATCGCCTCGATGGTGACCGATGTACACCGCATCTTGAACCGCGGCGGAATATTCATGTACCCGGCCGACGCGCGCACGCCGTACCGCCCAGGCAAGCTGCGCCTGATGTACGAGGCAAACCCGATGTCCTTCATCGTTGAACAGGCGGGCGGTTCCGCAACCACCGGCAACGAACGCATCCTCGATGTCCAGCCGACCAGCCTGCACCAGCGCGTAGCGGTGATCCTCGGTTCCCGCAACGAGGTCGAGCGTGTCACTCGCTACCACCAGGAAGTGACCGAGAAGTAA
- a CDS encoding MFS transporter produces the protein MTGGNTVSIRSLRSLDWLNFFVANVQTGFGPFIASYLASHKWTQGEIGLVLSIGTISAMVSQVPGGAAVDALKNKKGAAAWAIVAIILSAVLLASSPTIVPVMAAEVFHGFASCMLTPAMAAISFALVGRANLGDRLGRNARWASIGSAMAAGLMGLTGEYISARAVFWLTAALAMPALVALAMIQPTHTVMALAMGRPRDAVEGERETIFDLLRDRRMLVFASCSMLFHLSNAAMLNLAAGEVTAGMGDDVQLVIAACIIVPQAIVAMFSPWVGRSAQRWGRRPILLLGFSALPVRALLFAGVSNPYLLVPVQMLDGISAAVFGVMLPLIAADVAGGKGCYNLCIGLFGLTAGIGATLSTTLAGFAADHFGNTMSFFGLAVVGALAVALVAVAMPETRDAGLDDPRARTAPRL, from the coding sequence ATGACGGGCGGCAATACGGTCAGCATCCGCAGTCTGCGCTCCCTCGACTGGCTCAACTTCTTCGTCGCGAACGTCCAGACGGGCTTCGGACCGTTCATCGCGTCCTATCTCGCCTCGCACAAGTGGACCCAGGGCGAGATCGGCCTGGTGTTGTCGATCGGCACCATCAGCGCGATGGTCAGCCAGGTTCCGGGAGGTGCCGCAGTCGACGCGCTGAAGAACAAGAAGGGCGCGGCTGCCTGGGCAATCGTGGCCATCATCCTGTCGGCGGTGCTGCTCGCCAGCAGCCCAACCATCGTGCCGGTAATGGCGGCCGAAGTGTTCCATGGCTTCGCCAGCTGCATGCTGACGCCAGCCATGGCGGCCATCTCATTCGCCCTAGTGGGCCGCGCCAACCTCGGCGACCGGCTCGGTCGCAATGCGCGCTGGGCCTCGATCGGAAGCGCAATGGCCGCAGGGCTGATGGGATTGACGGGCGAGTACATCTCGGCACGCGCCGTGTTCTGGCTGACTGCCGCGCTGGCCATGCCAGCGCTGGTCGCGCTGGCGATGATCCAGCCCACCCACACGGTGATGGCACTCGCCATGGGACGTCCGCGCGACGCCGTCGAAGGCGAGCGCGAGACCATCTTCGACCTGCTGCGCGACAGGCGCATGCTAGTGTTCGCGTCGTGCTCGATGCTATTCCACCTGTCCAACGCAGCGATGCTGAACCTCGCTGCAGGCGAGGTGACGGCCGGCATGGGTGACGATGTGCAGTTAGTGATCGCGGCCTGCATCATTGTCCCGCAGGCGATTGTGGCAATGTTCTCGCCCTGGGTCGGTCGCTCCGCACAACGCTGGGGACGCCGACCGATCCTGCTGCTCGGTTTTTCGGCCCTTCCGGTGCGCGCCCTGCTGTTCGCTGGGGTAAGCAACCCCTACCTTCTGGTGCCAGTGCAGATGCTCGACGGCATCAGCGCGGCGGTGTTCGGCGTGATGCTGCCGTTAATCGCGGCTGACGTAGCTGGCGGAAAGGGTTGCTACAACCTTTGTATCGGTCTGTTTGGCCTGACCGCTGGGATCGGCGCGACGCTCAGCACCACGCTAGCTGGCTTCGCGGCAGACCACTTCGGCAATACTATGAGCTTCTTTGGGCTGGCAGTGGTCGGCGCGCTGGCGGTGGCACTAGTGGCAGTGGCAATGCCGGAGACCCGCGATGCCGGGCTCGACGACCCTAGGGCCCGGACAGCGCCGCGCCTCTAG
- a CDS encoding transposase, which produces MQAWWNETYPEISRRAIVESAEIQWGDEIGLRSDNVRVLSYAPIGKTPERRVASRRAGLPVMSTVTNRGQVRWKVFEGAMNADILLAFLKRRINKYMRSNKLFLILDNLKVHHAKPVTAWLAEHFDEIEVLYLPSYSQVPSYSQELNPDEMLNADLKENVTKQAPARTKEHLKKAVISHLRRLQKAPQRVACYFMHKSALLHKSGVKTQ; this is translated from the coding sequence GTGCAGGCATGGTGGAACGAGACGTACCCGGAGATTTCTCGCCGGGCCATAGTCGAAAGCGCGGAGATCCAGTGGGGCGACGAAATAGGGCTGCGCTCGGACAATGTGCGAGTCCTCTCCTACGCGCCGATTGGCAAGACGCCCGAGCGACGCGTGGCGAGTCGCCGTGCAGGCCTGCCGGTGATGTCGACGGTGACGAACCGTGGCCAGGTGCGCTGGAAAGTCTTCGAGGGTGCGATGAACGCAGATATCCTCCTCGCTTTCCTGAAGCGGAGGATCAATAAATACATGCGTAGCAATAAGTTGTTTTTGATTCTCGACAACTTGAAGGTTCATCACGCCAAGCCGGTCACGGCGTGGTTGGCCGAGCACTTCGACGAGATCGAAGTGCTCTACCTGCCGTCGTACAGCCAGGTGCCGTCGTACAGCCAGGAACTGAATCCAGATGAGATGCTCAATGCTGACTTGAAGGAGAACGTGACGAAACAGGCTCCAGCACGGACCAAGGAGCATCTCAAAAAAGCGGTCATCAGCCATCTACGTCGTCTCCAGAAAGCACCACAACGTGTCGCTTGCTATTTCATGCACAAATCGGCGTTGTTGCATAAATCGGGCGTGAAGACGCAATAG
- a CDS encoding IS5 family transposase, with amino-acid sequence MKDVARPARFHPKSARSGLPELSGAELHHALSPGKTLDVELPILRDNEPIYLVVDSTGLKVYGEGEWKVRQHGYSKRRTWRKVHLALNANTGQVHAALMTNQNVADGDALAKLLDQIPREEQIDVIGGDGAYDTKPCHAAIAARSAIPSIPPREGAAHWPADMPGAAWRNGAVDAIARDGRREWKQHSGYHRRSLAENAMYRFKTLTGHCLWARHIAAQATEVAVRVGVINRMADLARPQSVRIA; translated from the coding sequence TTGAAGGACGTTGCGCGCCCTGCAAGGTTTCACCCAAAGTCTGCGCGATCTGGCCTTCCCGAGCTTTCCGGTGCCGAATTACACCACGCTCTGTCGCCGGGAAAAACGCTTGATGTCGAACTGCCGATCCTTCGTGACAATGAACCGATCTATCTGGTTGTCGACAGCACCGGTCTGAAGGTCTATGGCGAAGGTGAATGGAAGGTGCGCCAGCACGGCTACTCGAAGCGGCGCACGTGGCGTAAAGTCCATCTCGCGCTCAACGCGAATACAGGTCAAGTGCATGCCGCGCTAATGACGAATCAGAATGTGGCTGACGGTGACGCTCTGGCCAAGTTGCTCGACCAGATTCCACGCGAAGAACAAATCGATGTCATCGGCGGTGACGGTGCCTACGACACCAAGCCATGCCATGCGGCCATTGCTGCACGCAGTGCTATTCCTTCGATTCCGCCACGCGAGGGTGCCGCTCATTGGCCAGCGGATATGCCCGGTGCGGCGTGGCGTAATGGCGCGGTTGATGCAATTGCCCGTGACGGTCGTCGAGAATGGAAGCAACACAGTGGCTACCACCGGCGATCGCTTGCCGAGAATGCGATGTATCGGTTCAAGACCCTTACCGGCCACTGTCTCTGGGCGCGTCACATCGCCGCGCAGGCGACCGAGGTCGCCGTTCGCGTCGGCGTCATCAACCGAATGGCGGACCTCGCTCGTCCGCAATCCGTTCGTATCGCCTGA
- the surE gene encoding 5'/3'-nucleotidase SurE: protein MQILLSNDDGYRAPGLAALYEALRSFADVTVMAPEQNCSGASNSLTLSRPLSLHRSTSSGFHYVNGTPTDSVHLALTGMLEERPDLVVSGINNGQNMGDDTLYSGTVAAATEGIMFGIPAIAFSLVDKAWVELESAARVAAEIVRHFIDRPMPGQPFLNVNIPNLPYGQIKGWQATRLGKRHPSQPVIRQTNPRGEAIYWIGASGAALDASEGTDFHATKNGYVSITPLQLDLTDSQKLAATQAWTGARVDAS, encoded by the coding sequence ATGCAAATCCTACTCAGCAACGACGACGGTTATCGGGCACCCGGTCTGGCCGCGCTCTACGAAGCGCTGCGGTCGTTCGCAGACGTAACCGTGATGGCGCCCGAGCAAAACTGTAGCGGGGCCTCGAACTCCCTGACGCTGTCCAGACCGCTGTCGCTGCATCGCTCGACGAGTAGCGGTTTCCACTACGTCAACGGAACGCCGACCGACTCAGTCCACTTGGCGCTGACCGGCATGCTCGAGGAGCGGCCAGACCTAGTAGTATCGGGAATTAACAACGGCCAGAACATGGGCGACGACACGCTGTATTCCGGCACCGTCGCCGCCGCTACCGAGGGTATTATGTTCGGCATCCCGGCGATTGCCTTCTCGTTGGTCGACAAGGCATGGGTGGAGCTCGAATCGGCCGCGCGAGTGGCCGCTGAGATCGTCCGCCACTTCATCGATCGACCGATGCCGGGCCAGCCATTCCTCAACGTCAACATCCCTAACTTGCCTTACGGGCAAATCAAAGGCTGGCAGGCAACGCGGCTCGGCAAGCGGCATCCATCGCAGCCAGTGATCCGCCAGACCAATCCACGCGGCGAGGCGATCTACTGGATTGGCGCCTCGGGTGCCGCGCTCGACGCGAGCGAGGGCACCGATTTTCATGCCACGAAGAATGGCTATGTATCAATCACGCCGCTGCAGCTCGATCTCACCGACTCCCAGAAACTAGCCGCGACGCAGGCGTGGACGGGCGCGCGGGTCGACGCTTCATGA
- a CDS encoding protein-L-isoaspartate(D-aspartate) O-methyltransferase: protein MSHERVKRFPLALEDLKRAPRKSAARPTLDTSVAGSPARHVGLPHAAYRHGTIQEKGSASAASAVGSAGKLAVAGAMALTSKRMRERMVERLRANGVTDMRVLAAMAAVPRHLFVDPGLAAQAYEDAALPIGHQQTISKPTVVARMIGLALAGRVPERVLEIGTGCGYQAAVLSHLTRDVYSIERVKPLFERAKRNLRPLRVPNIRLHYGDGRLGLPSATPFDAIVIAAAGLDVPQVLLEQLKVGGRLVAPVGAQSSGQLQVLTLVERVGPTQWRESRLDRVFFVPLKSGVI, encoded by the coding sequence ATGAGCCACGAGCGTGTCAAGCGGTTTCCGCTTGCGCTCGAAGATCTAAAACGTGCACCGCGCAAGAGCGCGGCGCGACCGACGCTGGACACCTCCGTGGCCGGTTCGCCGGCAAGGCATGTCGGCCTGCCGCACGCTGCGTACAGGCATGGCACGATCCAGGAAAAAGGGTCGGCGAGCGCAGCAAGTGCAGTCGGTAGTGCTGGAAAACTCGCTGTCGCCGGCGCGATGGCCCTGACCTCAAAACGGATGCGCGAGCGCATGGTCGAACGGCTGCGCGCCAACGGCGTCACCGATATGCGCGTGCTGGCGGCGATGGCCGCCGTACCGCGCCACCTGTTCGTCGACCCTGGCTTGGCGGCCCAGGCCTACGAAGATGCGGCTCTGCCGATCGGCCATCAGCAGACGATTTCTAAGCCCACAGTGGTGGCCCGCATGATCGGGCTCGCTCTCGCCGGGCGCGTTCCCGAGCGGGTCCTCGAGATCGGCACCGGCTGCGGTTACCAGGCTGCCGTACTAAGTCACCTCACGCGTGACGTCTATTCGATCGAGCGCGTGAAGCCGTTATTTGAACGCGCGAAACGCAATCTTCGACCGTTGCGCGTGCCGAACATTCGCCTGCATTACGGTGACGGTCGTCTAGGCCTGCCGTCGGCCACGCCGTTTGATGCAATCGTGATCGCGGCGGCTGGTTTGGACGTGCCGCAGGTGTTGCTTGAGCAGTTGAAGGTCGGTGGGCGCCTGGTCGCGCCGGTCGGCGCGCAGAGCAGCGGACAGCTACAGGTCCTGACGTTGGTTGAGCGTGTCGGGCCTACGCAATGGCGGGAGTCGAGACTTGATCGCGTTTTCTTTGTCCCTTTAAAATCCGGAGTGATTTGA
- a CDS encoding peptidoglycan DD-metalloendopeptidase family protein, which yields MLRAMQNRQSAIPLISGQRIGQRTICAAALLLFAACALRMDQAPIVDRSSAGALSTVPGSSAAVVRSAVSLGPPPGYYRVKPGDTLYRIALENGQNYRDIAAWNNLANPNQIEVDQLLRVARSKGTVAAVVPGALSPHGSSNTAVPPVSSGQTISPIYGTNGAHANAAPSTSPELVDAGSAGPSPVSFSWPVRGPILNQFDDPKNKGINIGGVSGMPVKAAADGHVVYAGNGLRGYGNLIIVKHNATYLTAYAHNRSLIVKEGDAVKKGQKIAEMGNNDSNCVMLHFEVRRQGKPVDPLKYLPPQ from the coding sequence ATATTGCGCGCGATGCAAAACAGACAATCAGCTATTCCGCTGATATCCGGACAGCGAATCGGCCAGCGCACCATCTGTGCAGCCGCACTCCTCCTCTTCGCCGCCTGTGCCTTACGGATGGACCAGGCGCCGATAGTGGACCGCTCTAGCGCGGGCGCGCTCAGCACTGTGCCGGGTTCGAGCGCGGCAGTCGTGCGGTCGGCGGTGTCGCTCGGCCCGCCGCCCGGCTACTACCGTGTGAAACCGGGTGACACGCTCTACCGGATCGCCCTCGAGAACGGTCAGAACTACCGCGATATCGCGGCTTGGAACAATCTCGCCAATCCGAACCAGATCGAAGTCGACCAGTTGCTACGCGTGGCGCGGTCGAAAGGCACCGTGGCCGCGGTCGTGCCCGGTGCGCTGTCACCGCACGGCAGCTCGAATACCGCGGTGCCACCAGTGTCGAGCGGGCAGACCATATCGCCGATTTATGGCACAAACGGCGCGCATGCCAACGCGGCACCTTCAACCTCGCCGGAACTGGTCGATGCCGGCAGCGCCGGCCCGAGCCCGGTCAGTTTCTCCTGGCCGGTACGCGGCCCGATCCTGAACCAGTTCGACGACCCAAAAAATAAGGGCATTAATATCGGCGGCGTGTCGGGCATGCCAGTCAAGGCAGCCGCCGATGGGCACGTGGTCTATGCTGGCAATGGCCTACGAGGCTACGGCAACCTCATTATCGTCAAGCATAACGCAACCTATCTTACGGCGTATGCACACAACCGCTCTTTGATAGTTAAAGAGGGAGATGCCGTCAAGAAAGGCCAGAAGATCGCCGAGATGGGCAACAATGATTCTAACTGCGTGATGTTGCATTTCGAAGTTCGTCGACAGGGTAAACCTGTCGATCCGCTGAAGTACCTGCCGCCTCAATAA
- the rpoS gene encoding RNA polymerase sigma factor RpoS, with protein MLKSMHHKPQTDSEKVSRATQASMGRSAVSRDDDDNAAENEHDYEASESDVEESDGAKRESSNGGRESAPEADDFRAMLQAELTADTIQHYLNRISVKPLLTVEEEQRYSRLAKAGEFEARQVMIERNLRLVVSIAKGCLNRGVPLLDLIEEGNLGLMHAIEKFDPTRGFRFSTYATWWIRQSIERAIMNQARTVRLPVHVLRELNQALRAKRYLEKNSRSTGEASIDDIAYLTGKTTEEVTDILALNEHTASLDAPLDLDPASSLLDLLPDDQSQLPDAEVQHRELETLTRAWLSRLSGKHRYVIERRFGLNNIEPATLEELAEEMGLTRERVRQIQQEALVRLKRFFASNGVSKDAVL; from the coding sequence ATGCTGAAATCGATGCACCACAAGCCGCAAACAGATTCTGAGAAAGTGAGTCGCGCCACGCAAGCATCGATGGGCCGGTCTGCTGTTTCGAGGGACGACGATGACAATGCCGCAGAGAACGAACACGACTATGAGGCGAGCGAGTCTGACGTGGAGGAATCCGACGGCGCTAAGCGTGAATCGAGTAACGGCGGTCGAGAAAGCGCCCCGGAGGCTGACGATTTCCGCGCTATGCTGCAGGCGGAACTAACCGCCGACACGATCCAACATTATTTGAACCGCATCAGCGTCAAGCCCCTGCTGACCGTCGAGGAGGAGCAGCGCTATTCGCGCTTAGCCAAGGCCGGAGAATTTGAGGCGCGGCAGGTCATGATCGAGCGCAATCTGCGGCTGGTGGTGAGCATCGCCAAGGGCTGCCTGAACCGCGGTGTGCCGCTCCTGGACCTGATTGAGGAAGGTAATCTCGGCTTGATGCACGCGATCGAGAAGTTCGACCCAACTCGCGGCTTCCGTTTCTCGACCTACGCGACCTGGTGGATCCGGCAGAGCATCGAGCGTGCCATCATGAACCAGGCACGCACCGTGCGGCTGCCGGTGCACGTGCTCCGCGAACTGAATCAGGCGCTGCGCGCCAAGCGTTACCTGGAAAAGAATTCCAGGTCGACGGGCGAGGCCAGCATCGACGATATCGCCTACCTGACCGGCAAGACGACCGAGGAAGTCACCGACATCCTCGCGCTGAACGAGCATACCGCCTCTCTGGACGCGCCGCTCGACCTGGATCCGGCGAGCAGTCTGCTGGACCTGCTGCCCGACGACCAGAGCCAGTTGCCTGATGCCGAGGTCCAGCATCGCGAACTCGAGACTCTCACGCGTGCCTGGCTGTCACGCCTGTCCGGCAAGCATCGCTACGTGATCGAGCGGCGTTTCGGCCTGAACAATATCGAGCCAGCTACGCTCGAGGAACTGGCCGAAGAGATGGGCCTGACGCGCGAACGTGTGCGGCAGATCCAGCAGGAAGCGCTGGTGCGACTGAAGCGGTTTTTCGCCTCCAATGGCGTTAGCAAGGACGCCGTTCTGTAA
- a CDS encoding 3'-5' exonuclease has product MTPILVFDIETIPDVDGIRRLADLPADLSDEEVAEHAFKARWGKTGGDFLPHHLQRVAAISCVFRDKNGFRVRSLGTAADGEAALIQSFYRTIEKYTPQLVSWNGGGFDLPVLHYRALVHGIAAPRYWDMGEDDREFRWNNYLSRYHMRHTDLMDLLALYQPRANAPLDALAKLCGFPGKLGMDGGQVWEAYRAGELEAIRGYCETDAVNTYLLYCRFQMMRGGVTATAYADEVQFVKDSLVAEPATHWAEYLEAFPRN; this is encoded by the coding sequence ATGACTCCAATTCTAGTTTTTGACATCGAAACGATTCCCGATGTCGACGGCATTCGCCGTCTCGCAGATCTCCCCGCCGACCTTAGCGACGAGGAGGTGGCCGAACATGCGTTCAAGGCCCGTTGGGGAAAGACGGGCGGCGATTTCTTGCCCCATCACTTACAACGGGTGGCGGCGATCTCCTGTGTGTTCCGCGACAAGAACGGGTTTCGCGTGCGCTCGCTTGGTACCGCTGCGGACGGTGAGGCCGCGCTAATCCAGTCCTTCTACCGGACTATCGAGAAATACACGCCGCAGCTCGTGTCGTGGAACGGCGGCGGCTTCGACCTGCCGGTACTCCATTACCGCGCCCTGGTGCATGGCATCGCGGCGCCGCGCTACTGGGACATGGGCGAAGACGATCGTGAGTTCAGGTGGAATAACTATCTGTCGCGCTACCACATGCGGCATACCGACCTGATGGACCTGCTGGCACTGTACCAGCCGCGTGCGAACGCGCCACTCGACGCGTTGGCCAAGCTGTGCGGGTTCCCGGGCAAGCTGGGGATGGACGGCGGACAAGTCTGGGAAGCATATCGCGCGGGGGAACTCGAGGCGATCCGCGGTTATTGCGAGACCGACGCTGTCAACACCTATTTGCTATACTGCAGGTTTCAGATGATGCGCGGCGGCGTCACCGCGACGGCGTATGCGGACGAGGTGCAGTTTGTGAAGGACAGCCTAGTTGCCGAGCCGGCAACGCATTGGGCTGAATATCTGGAGGCATTTCCCAGAAATTGA
- the cyoD gene encoding cytochrome o ubiquinol oxidase subunit IV, translating into MAHSPAHDRHDEAAHGTVSNYLVGFVLSVILTVASFSVVLGGWFASTTMMVIALAVLAAVQIVIHLIFFLHMNTSSGQRWNLTAFVYMVLTVVILIVGSLWIMHNVSMNMMSR; encoded by the coding sequence ATGGCTCATTCTCCTGCCCATGACCGCCACGACGAGGCCGCGCACGGCACCGTAAGCAACTACCTGGTTGGCTTCGTGCTTTCGGTGATCCTAACCGTCGCCTCGTTCAGCGTGGTGCTTGGCGGCTGGTTCGCGTCGACCACCATGATGGTCATCGCGCTGGCCGTGCTGGCCGCCGTGCAGATCGTCATCCACCTGATTTTCTTCCTGCACATGAATACGTCGTCGGGCCAGCGCTGGAACCTGACCGCGTTCGTCTACATGGTACTGACGGTCGTGATCCTGATCGTTGGCTCGCTGTGGATCATGCACAACGTCAGCATGAACATGATGTCGCGTTGA
- the cyoC gene encoding cytochrome o ubiquinol oxidase subunit III translates to MAQTTLIAAHHHSPSHSAFGFWLYLMTDCILFGSLFAVFAVMQHQFAGGPTAKDLFDIPGVALETTALLLSSITYGFAMIGAHRNNRGAVFVWLTITFILGTAFLFMEIREFAHLVEEGAGPGRSAFLSSFFTLVATHGMHVTAGMIWMVVLIFQIARNPQLLEQDIRRLTCLSLFWHFLDIVWICVLTFVYLVSVI, encoded by the coding sequence ATGGCACAAACCACCCTGATTGCCGCTCATCACCACTCGCCGTCGCACTCGGCATTCGGCTTCTGGCTGTACTTGATGACCGACTGTATCCTGTTCGGTTCGCTATTCGCAGTGTTCGCGGTGATGCAGCACCAGTTCGCCGGCGGCCCGACCGCCAAGGATCTGTTCGACATCCCGGGTGTGGCGCTCGAAACGACCGCCCTGCTGCTGAGCTCGATCACCTACGGCTTCGCAATGATCGGCGCACACCGCAACAACCGCGGTGCGGTGTTCGTCTGGCTGACCATCACCTTCATCCTGGGTACCGCGTTCCTGTTTATGGAAATCCGCGAGTTTGCACACCTGGTTGAGGAGGGTGCCGGCCCGGGCCGTAGCGCGTTCCTGTCTTCGTTCTTCACGCTGGTCGCCACCCACGGCATGCACGTGACGGCGGGCATGATCTGGATGGTCGTGCTGATTTTTCAGATCGCGCGCAACCCACAGCTGTTGGAACAGGATATCCGTCGATTGACATGCCTTTCACTGTTCTGGCACTTTTTGGACATCGTCTGGATCTGCGTGTTGACTTTTGTCTACCTCGTGAGTGTGATCTAA